The Candidatus Acidulodesulfobacterium acidiphilum genome has a window encoding:
- a CDS encoding ArsR family transcriptional regulator, producing the protein MSITEKVSQVFKLLSDTNRVKILFSLESGSRTVSQIIEVTGMSQPLVSFHLRALREAGFIKTLRKSTFVINELCDDELINLIRKFEKYGGGNKENAVSKFPCPCE; encoded by the coding sequence ATGAGTATTACGGAAAAAGTTTCTCAGGTCTTTAAATTATTGAGCGATACTAACAGGGTAAAAATATTATTTTCATTAGAAAGCGGCTCCCGCACGGTTTCCCAGATTATCGAAGTTACGGGGATGTCGCAACCCTTAGTATCGTTTCATCTTAGAGCGTTGCGCGAAGCCGGCTTTATTAAAACTTTGCGCAAATCTACATTTGTTATCAACGAATTGTGCGACGACGAATTGATTAATCTAATAAGAAAATTTGAAAAATACGGGGGCGGCAATAAAGAAAACGCGGTTTCTAAATTTCCGTGTCCTTGCGAATAA
- a CDS encoding efflux RND transporter permease subunit, translated as MLFKIPGNTHMINKIIDYCINNQFLVFVFMLFLGLGGVYAVYNIRLNALPDIAPSEVIIKTAWPGQPPNIVQLQVTYPIESSLISAPRVKEVRGNSMYGTSFVTVVFKRGTSLGWARAQILTYLSQAKKLLPQGVSPVLSPYANGVDWVYQYAIIDKAHNQSLADLYSYQEYFLRYALETVPGVAQVATYGGWNKEYQITINPKALQYYDLSLTQVIDNIKSSNSDTGARVINSSSGVSHLIYVRGYLHNLNQIRNIVVGEAATHTPVLVKNIGTVQLVPASSRSISDLNGKGQMLGGVVIKDQGSDTLKVIAAVKDKLKELKNSLPKGAKIITTYDQSTLIHRSVSTLKTTLIMIVLIVIFVIMLFLFHLRSSLVIVIMIPFAILGAFLLMYILHISANIMSLSGIALAIGAMTDSAIVMIENSHSHLEILERAPEKCPYGGMENREEARKLCIVDSAKEMGKPLFYSLIIIAVGFLPIFFLTGEVGALFRPLAYTKTFSMVFAAVISVIFVPILMVYLIKGRIMPLDKNPINRFLVFLYSPVLKFVMKHKAVFLILLFAVLASGYFAYSRLGSQFMPPLDEGTLLYMPSSTPGYSYTDAAQLLQIEDRLIKKFPEVKMVTGKAGRANTAFDPSPLSMTETTIVLKRRKYWPAGMTVRKLINKMNKALNIPGLENVWTMPIKNRIEMTSAGLRTPIGIKIYGSNVKTLQKLAEGVAGAVSMVKGTLSAYAERVYNRPYIVIKPNSDAMGFYGISLKSINEAIDSSAGGQTISTIYDGLARYPLSVRYPYAYRNNLKSLGNILVKTDSGFVPLKELASIKYELGPSFVSSQGGTPDDTVDITLNTSNMVLWAKNAKKTINKYVKFPKGYTYTISGEYKSLKRANNKLMVIIPITIFIIFLLIYFNFKSIPLSLLALFSIPFALVGAFWYLYLMHITMSIAVWVGIIAAMGVSTEIGVVMISILELTFHNYYQVDADIEQIVIKGSIIRLRPVVMTAMSIIIGLLPAMFAYGTGARMTKFIASPMVGGMVTATILNLLLLPTLYLIWKKWEIGHINSIGNIK; from the coding sequence ATGTTATTTAAAATACCGGGGAATACACATATGATAAATAAAATAATAGATTACTGCATAAATAATCAGTTTTTGGTTTTTGTTTTTATGTTATTTCTGGGGCTCGGCGGGGTATATGCCGTTTACAATATAAGGCTTAATGCCCTTCCCGATATAGCGCCTTCAGAAGTTATTATTAAAACGGCGTGGCCGGGACAGCCGCCGAACATAGTCCAACTTCAGGTAACGTATCCTATAGAATCCTCGCTTATTTCCGCTCCAAGAGTAAAAGAGGTAAGAGGAAATTCTATGTACGGCACGTCTTTCGTTACGGTCGTATTTAAAAGAGGGACTTCGTTAGGATGGGCGAGGGCGCAGATACTGACTTATCTTTCTCAGGCAAAAAAACTGCTTCCTCAGGGCGTTTCTCCGGTTTTAAGTCCTTACGCAAACGGAGTGGACTGGGTTTACCAGTATGCGATAATCGACAAAGCCCATAACCAGAGTTTAGCCGATTTATATTCCTATCAGGAGTATTTCCTGAGATATGCCTTAGAAACCGTGCCGGGAGTAGCGCAGGTTGCGACTTACGGCGGCTGGAATAAAGAGTATCAGATTACTATTAATCCGAAAGCGCTTCAGTATTACGATTTATCGCTAACGCAGGTAATTGATAATATAAAATCTTCCAACTCCGATACCGGAGCAAGGGTTATAAACTCTTCGTCCGGAGTCAGTCATTTAATCTACGTCAGAGGTTATCTTCATAATTTAAATCAGATACGAAATATCGTCGTAGGAGAGGCGGCAACACACACGCCTGTTTTGGTCAAAAACATAGGAACGGTTCAATTAGTGCCTGCTTCGAGCCGTTCCATATCGGACTTAAACGGCAAAGGACAGATGCTCGGAGGGGTGGTTATAAAAGACCAGGGTTCCGACACGCTGAAAGTAATCGCCGCCGTAAAGGATAAACTCAAAGAACTTAAAAACTCCCTTCCTAAAGGCGCAAAAATAATAACTACATACGACCAGAGCACGCTTATTCACCGTTCCGTTTCGACGCTTAAAACCACGCTTATTATGATTGTTTTAATAGTCATTTTCGTTATTATGCTTTTCCTGTTTCATTTAAGGTCGTCCTTAGTTATAGTTATAATGATTCCGTTTGCTATTCTCGGGGCATTTTTGCTTATGTATATACTTCACATAAGCGCCAATATAATGTCCCTCTCCGGTATAGCGCTTGCAATAGGCGCAATGACCGATTCGGCGATAGTTATGATAGAAAACTCTCATTCGCATCTGGAAATTTTAGAACGCGCGCCCGAAAAATGCCCGTACGGCGGCATGGAAAATAGGGAAGAGGCGAGAAAACTCTGTATCGTGGATTCGGCTAAAGAGATGGGCAAGCCGCTTTTTTATTCGCTTATTATTATAGCGGTAGGATTTCTGCCTATTTTCTTTTTGACGGGCGAGGTAGGCGCATTGTTCAGGCCGTTAGCATACACTAAAACATTTTCTATGGTTTTTGCGGCGGTCATTTCCGTTATATTCGTGCCTATTCTTATGGTTTATCTGATTAAGGGCAGGATAATGCCTTTAGATAAAAATCCTATAAACAGGTTTTTAGTTTTTTTGTACTCGCCCGTTTTAAAATTCGTAATGAAACATAAAGCCGTATTTCTGATTTTGCTGTTCGCCGTTCTGGCAAGCGGGTATTTTGCATACAGCCGGCTCGGCTCGCAGTTTATGCCGCCCCTAGACGAAGGAACGCTTTTATATATGCCTTCATCGACCCCGGGTTATTCATACACGGATGCGGCGCAACTTTTGCAGATAGAAGACAGGCTCATTAAAAAATTTCCCGAAGTAAAAATGGTTACCGGAAAAGCGGGAAGGGCAAATACGGCTTTCGACCCGTCGCCTTTAAGCATGACCGAAACGACGATTGTTTTAAAAAGAAGAAAATATTGGCCGGCGGGCATGACCGTAAGAAAACTGATAAATAAAATGAATAAAGCGTTAAATATACCCGGCCTCGAAAATGTATGGACCATGCCTATTAAAAACAGGATAGAAATGACGTCTGCCGGTTTAAGAACGCCAATAGGAATAAAAATATACGGTTCTAACGTAAAAACACTGCAAAAGCTGGCGGAGGGAGTTGCGGGAGCCGTTTCCATGGTAAAGGGGACGTTGAGCGCTTATGCCGAAAGGGTTTATAACAGGCCGTATATAGTAATTAAGCCGAATTCCGATGCCATGGGTTTTTACGGAATATCGCTTAAAAGCATAAACGAAGCCATAGACTCCTCTGCGGGCGGCCAGACTATAAGCACTATTTACGATGGATTAGCCCGTTATCCGCTTTCGGTAAGATACCCTTATGCTTATAGAAATAATTTGAAATCACTTGGAAATATACTCGTAAAAACAGACAGTGGATTCGTACCTTTAAAAGAACTTGCATCGATAAAATACGAACTTGGTCCGTCTTTCGTATCTTCGCAGGGAGGAACGCCCGACGACACCGTCGATATAACTTTAAACACGTCCAATATGGTATTATGGGCTAAAAATGCCAAAAAAACGATTAATAAATACGTTAAATTTCCTAAGGGCTATACATATACGATAAGCGGCGAATATAAATCCCTCAAAAGGGCAAATAACAAGCTTATGGTTATAATTCCGATAACGATATTTATTATATTTCTTTTGATATATTTTAATTTTAAATCCATACCGTTATCGCTTTTGGCGCTATTTTCCATACCGTTTGCATTAGTCGGAGCGTTCTGGTATCTCTATCTTATGCATATAACGATGTCAATCGCCGTATGGGTAGGCATCATCGCCGCAATGGGCGTATCTACGGAAATAGGCGTGGTCATGATTTCGATACTGGAACTTACCTTCCATAATTATTACCAAGTCGATGCCGACATAGAGCAGATAGTAATTAAAGGCTCTATAATAAGGCTCCGCCCCGTCGTTATGACGGCGATGTCTATCATTATCGGGCTTCTTCCGGCAATGTTTGCCTACGGCACCGGCGCAAGAATGACGAAGTTCATAGCCTCGCCTATGGTCGGCGGGATGGTCACGGCTACGATACTTAACCTGCTTTTATTGCCGACGTTATATCTTATCTGGAAAAAATGGGAAATCGGGCATATAAATTCTATCGGAAATATTAAATAA
- a CDS encoding SHOCT domain-containing protein → MMPYFFWGSGMWIFPIIGIIVMLLIVLMIFWRGGFIGGCGGNGHDWHYHDDDRHYTKDSRSESAVDILNKRYAKGEITKEEFERMKKDIAG, encoded by the coding sequence ATGATGCCTTACTTTTTTTGGGGAAGCGGAATGTGGATATTTCCGATTATCGGGATAATAGTTATGTTGCTTATAGTCTTAATGATTTTCTGGCGCGGCGGTTTTATCGGCGGATGCGGCGGAAACGGACACGACTGGCATTACCACGACGACGACAGGCATTATACGAAGGACAGCCGCTCGGAATCCGCAGTGGACATATTAAACAAAAGATACGCCAAAGGCGAAATAACGAAAGAAGAATTTGAGCGAATGAAAAAAGATATAGCTGGTTAA
- a CDS encoding copper-translocating P-type ATPase — MHPEVRRAEPGNCPICGMALEPVIPVAAAAKTEWVCPMHPQIVRDAPGNCPICGMALEPRAGSLEEEKNPELINMTRRFWVSAVLTAPVLYIAMSVYIPEISVENILPLHIVEWIELILATPVVLWGGWPFFVRGVKSIINRSPNMFTLISLGVGVAYIYSLAAALTPRIFPASFRGRGGQVDTYFEAAAFIVTLVLLGQMLELKARSKTGAAIKALLGLAPKTARLIKGDKEEDVPLNDVKSGDLLRVRPGEKIPVDGTVTEGTSSVDESMVTGESIPVEKHKGDKVIGATLNGTGSLIMTAEKVGADTLLSRIVQMVSEAQRSRAPIQKLADIVAAYFVQIVVAVAVLTFIIWALVGPEPRMALALVNAVAVLIIACPCALGLATPMSIMVATGKGATGGVLFKNAEAIEIMRKVDTLVVDKTGTLTVGKPKLAEVFAANGFDEKEILYFASSIEKGSEHPLAAAIVAGAVEKEINPGKMESFESFTGKGVTGRIEGRSVALGNRLLLDDLKIDHENLDLKAEEMRREGKTAMFMAVDGKAAGLIGVADPIKDTTFEAVKRLHEEGIRIVMLTGDNRTTAEAVAGKLGIDEVVSEVLPDQKAGAVKRFQSQGRIVAMAGDGVNDAPALAQAQVGIAMGTGTDVAMESAGVTLVKGDLMGIVRARRLSRATMRNIKQNLFFAFIYNTAGIPIAAGVLYPFFGILLSPAIAAAAMSFSSVSVVSNALRLRRSKL, encoded by the coding sequence ATGCATCCCGAGGTAAGGCGGGCGGAGCCGGGAAACTGTCCGATATGCGGAATGGCTCTCGAACCTGTCATTCCGGTTGCGGCCGCAGCTAAAACGGAGTGGGTTTGCCCTATGCACCCGCAAATCGTCAGGGATGCCCCTGGAAACTGTCCGATATGCGGAATGGCGCTCGAACCGAGGGCAGGTTCTTTGGAAGAAGAAAAAAATCCAGAGCTCATAAACATGACGAGGCGTTTCTGGGTAAGCGCGGTTCTGACCGCCCCGGTTCTATATATTGCTATGAGCGTATATATTCCGGAAATATCAGTCGAAAATATTCTTCCTCTTCACATAGTGGAATGGATTGAGCTTATACTTGCTACCCCGGTAGTTTTATGGGGCGGATGGCCTTTTTTCGTCAGAGGTGTAAAATCCATAATAAACCGCAGTCCTAATATGTTTACTTTAATAAGTCTGGGTGTAGGCGTCGCATATATTTACAGTCTTGCGGCGGCGCTTACTCCGCGGATATTTCCAGCGTCTTTCAGAGGCAGGGGCGGGCAGGTGGATACGTATTTTGAAGCTGCTGCTTTTATAGTAACGCTTGTACTTCTCGGTCAGATGCTCGAACTTAAGGCTCGCAGTAAAACCGGAGCGGCAATTAAAGCGCTGTTGGGACTTGCTCCTAAAACGGCTCGGCTGATAAAAGGAGATAAAGAAGAGGATGTTCCTTTAAACGACGTCAAATCCGGCGATTTGCTCCGCGTCCGTCCGGGAGAAAAGATACCCGTCGATGGAACGGTAACCGAAGGAACAAGTTCCGTCGATGAATCTATGGTTACGGGAGAATCGATTCCCGTGGAAAAACATAAGGGGGATAAAGTAATAGGCGCCACCCTTAATGGAACGGGGTCGCTTATTATGACGGCAGAGAAAGTAGGTGCGGACACACTGCTTTCGAGAATTGTTCAGATGGTTTCCGAAGCGCAGAGAAGCCGCGCTCCTATCCAGAAACTCGCGGACATTGTCGCGGCATATTTTGTCCAGATAGTAGTGGCGGTCGCCGTTTTAACTTTTATTATATGGGCGCTTGTCGGTCCGGAGCCGAGAATGGCGCTTGCTCTCGTCAACGCCGTCGCCGTGCTGATAATAGCCTGCCCCTGCGCATTAGGGCTTGCAACGCCTATGTCTATAATGGTAGCCACGGGAAAAGGAGCGACGGGGGGCGTGCTTTTTAAAAATGCCGAGGCGATAGAAATTATGAGGAAGGTGGATACTTTAGTCGTGGATAAGACCGGAACTCTCACCGTCGGCAAGCCGAAATTAGCCGAAGTATTTGCGGCGAACGGATTTGACGAAAAGGAAATATTATATTTTGCTTCAAGCATAGAAAAAGGGAGCGAACATCCCCTTGCGGCGGCTATAGTTGCAGGAGCGGTCGAAAAAGAGATTAATCCGGGTAAAATGGAATCGTTTGAGTCGTTCACGGGAAAGGGCGTTACCGGCAGGATAGAGGGACGGAGCGTTGCTCTCGGTAACCGCCTGCTCCTCGACGACCTGAAAATAGACCATGAAAATTTAGACTTAAAAGCCGAAGAAATGAGGCGGGAAGGGAAAACCGCAATGTTTATGGCTGTTGACGGAAAAGCCGCCGGACTCATAGGCGTAGCAGACCCCATAAAAGATACTACTTTTGAGGCTGTAAAACGGCTTCATGAAGAAGGCATCCGCATAGTTATGCTTACGGGGGACAACCGGACTACTGCCGAGGCCGTCGCCGGAAAGCTCGGCATAGACGAGGTCGTCAGCGAGGTATTGCCCGACCAGAAAGCCGGGGCGGTAAAAAGGTTTCAATCTCAAGGAAGAATAGTCGCGATGGCGGGAGACGGAGTAAACGATGCACCCGCCCTCGCGCAAGCGCAGGTCGGCATTGCAATGGGAACCGGTACCGACGTGGCTATGGAAAGCGCAGGCGTAACGCTTGTTAAGGGCGACTTAATGGGCATAGTCAGGGCAAGGCGCCTAAGCAGGGCGACTATGCGCAATATAAAGCAGAATCTTTTCTTTGCTTTTATTTATAATACGGCAGGCATCCCTATTGCGGCGGGGGTGCTTTATCCCTTCTTCGGGATTCTACTCAGCCCCGCTATAGCGGCGGCGGCTATGAGCTTCAGCTCGGTATCCGTGGTGAGCAATGCCCTAAGACTAAGAAGGTCTAAATTGTAA
- a CDS encoding sulfite exporter TauE/SafE family protein, which yields MGTLIYYISGSIWGLFTGFVFSTVGAAGGILASFGFITVLHIHAANSVKVMSQILVIVSPVVALPLYLRQDRVKQIRSILFYLGFIIAAGAIIGALSGSWFSKSYLSELKSFKYLFGYLTFLVVALMVYNILKQRKKKPEECKKEFGADTASAAENGKLNIPSVLKFSVKKIDFMCINRDYSVKPVVLFAAGFFIAVISSIFGVGGGFLIVPFLTDVIGVPVFLAAGISILVVLISSLTSVSNYIRMGVPVIVPVLSATLAGVIIGSIAGPKISRHLNEKILKYVLMVLLVFVGVFYVFKP from the coding sequence ATGGGAACGCTGATTTATTATATATCCGGTTCTATATGGGGATTGTTTACGGGATTCGTATTTTCTACGGTCGGAGCTGCTGGCGGAATACTTGCAAGCTTTGGATTTATTACCGTTTTGCATATCCATGCCGCCAATTCCGTGAAAGTAATGAGCCAGATTCTTGTTATCGTATCCCCTGTCGTCGCACTTCCTTTATATTTAAGGCAGGATAGGGTTAAACAGATAAGAAGCATCTTGTTTTATCTCGGCTTTATTATAGCCGCAGGCGCTATTATCGGCGCTTTATCAGGCTCATGGTTTTCAAAGAGCTATCTTTCCGAACTTAAATCATTTAAATACCTCTTCGGGTATCTGACGTTTTTAGTCGTCGCATTAATGGTTTATAATATTTTAAAGCAGAGAAAGAAAAAACCGGAGGAGTGTAAAAAAGAATTCGGAGCGGATACCGCATCTGCAGCGGAAAACGGCAAGCTCAATATTCCTTCGGTATTAAAATTTTCAGTCAAGAAAATAGATTTTATGTGTATAAATAGAGATTACTCCGTTAAGCCAGTCGTTTTATTTGCGGCAGGGTTTTTTATAGCGGTAATATCGTCTATTTTCGGCGTTGGAGGCGGATTCTTAATCGTTCCGTTTTTGACGGACGTTATCGGCGTTCCCGTTTTTTTGGCGGCGGGAATAAGCATTCTTGTGGTTTTAATTTCATCCTTAACAAGCGTGTCTAATTATATAAGAATGGGAGTGCCGGTTATAGTTCCCGTCCTTTCGGCGACCTTAGCCGGCGTTATAATAGGTTCGATAGCAGGACCTAAAATTTCCCGGCATTTAAACGAAAAAATTTTAAAATACGTTCTTATGGTGCTGTTAGTTTTTGTAGGCGTATTTTACGTTTTTAAACCGTGA
- a CDS encoding DUF167 domain-containing protein, with protein MQKKISVAVKTGSKIEGYKILDDGTLKISIKERPVENKANEAVIRKIAEIYDTPKNKITIKTGLKSKNKIVVIDE; from the coding sequence ATGCAAAAAAAAATTTCGGTTGCGGTAAAAACGGGTTCAAAAATCGAAGGCTATAAAATATTAGACGACGGAACGCTGAAAATTTCAATAAAGGAACGTCCGGTAGAGAATAAAGCAAACGAAGCGGTCATAAGAAAAATCGCCGAAATTTACGACACGCCTAAAAATAAAATTACCATAAAAACAGGTTTAAAATCTAAAAATAAAATAGTCGTAATCGATGAATAA